The Mustela erminea isolate mMusErm1 chromosome 6, mMusErm1.Pri, whole genome shotgun sequence genome includes a region encoding these proteins:
- the LOC116593799 gene encoding keratin, type II cuticular Hb5-like: protein MASRSYRLGSGSGVRNFSSCSAVVSKPSARSCVGVLASLRGSPGGPSYRRLGGFGSRSLCAMGSPRTAVSCGWPLRSGSSLGYRVGGLFGPSLPCITSVSVNESLLTPLNLEIDPNAQCVKHEEKEQIKNLNNKFAAFIDKVRFLEQQNKLLETKWQFYQDRKCCESNLEPLFEGYIETLRREAECVEADSGRLASELNHVQEVMEGYKKKYEEEVALRTTAENEFVVLKKDIDCAYLRKADLEANVEALREEMGFLQALYEEEIYLLQSQISDTSVVVKMDNSRELNMDSVVAEIKAQYDDVASRSRAEAESWYQTKCEEMKATVSQQGENLRRTKDELNELNRLMQRLTAEVENAKQQRCKLEGSVVEAEQQGEAALRDAKCKLVGLEEALQKAKQDMACLLKEYQEVMNSKLGLDVEIATYRKLLEGEESRLCEGVGSVNICVSRSQGGMVCGDLSATVPRGPTSSALLCSPSVVGTCSSVRSVRFA from the exons ATGGCGAGCCGTTCCTACCGTCTCGGCTCCGGCTCCGGGGTCAGGAACTTCAGCTCCTGTTCTGCGGTTGTGTCCAAGCCCTCAGCCCGTAGCTGTGTGGGTGTCCTGGCCTCCCTCAGGGGCAGTCCCGGGGGGCCCAGCTACAGGCGCCTGGGGGGCTTCGGCAGCCGAAGCCTGTGTGCCATGGGGTCCCCGAGGACAGCGGTGAGCTGTGGATGGCCCTTGCGCAGCGGGAGCAGCTTGGGCTACCGGGTGGGGGGCCTCTTCGGGCCCAGCCTGCCCTGCATCACCAGCGTGTCTGTCAACGAGAGCCTCCTCACGCCTCTCAACCTGGAGATCGACCCCAACGCACAGTGCGTGAAGCACGAGGAGAAGGAGCAGATCAAGAATCTTAACAACAAGTTTGCTGCGTTCATCGACAAG GTGCGCTTCCTGGAGCAGCAGAACAAGCTGCTGGAGACCAAGTGGCAGTTCTACCAGGACCGCAAGTGTTGTGAGAGCAACCTGGAGCCCCTGTTCGAGGGCTACATTGAGACTCTGAGGCGGGAGGCTGAGTGCGTGGAGGCCGACAGCGGGAGGCTGGCCTCGGAGCTCAACCACGTGCAGGAGGTGATGGAGGGCTACAAGAAGAA GTATGAAGAGGAGGTGGCTCTCAGGACCACAGCCGAGAATGAGTTTGTGGTGCTGAAGAAG GACATAGACTGTGCCTACCTGCGCAAGGCTGACCTGGAGGCCAACGTGGAGGCGCTGAGAGAGGAGATGGGTTTCTTGCAGGCCCTCTATGAGGAG GAAATCTACCTTCTTCAGTCACAAATCTCGGACACCTCGGTGGTGGTCAAGATGGACAACAGCCGGGAGCTCAACATGGACTCGGTTGTGGCCGAGATCAAGGCTCAGTATGACGATGTTGCCAGCCGCAGCCGGGCCGAGGCTGAGTCCTGGTACCAAACCAAG TGTGAGGAGATGAAAGCCACCGTGAGCCAGCAGGGCGAGAACCTCCGCAGAACCAAGGATGAGCTCAACGAGCTGAACCGCCTGATGCAGAGGCTCACAGCGGAGGTGGAGAATGCCAAGCAGCAG CGCTGCAAGCTCGAGGGCTCTGTGGTGGAGGCGGAGCAGCAGGGCGAGGCGGCCCTCAGAGATGCCAAGTGCAAGCTGGTAGGGCTGGAGGAGGCCCTGCAGAAGGCCAAGCAGGACATGGCCTGCCTGCTCAAGGAGTACCAGGAAGTGATGAACTCCAAGCTGGGCCTGGACGTGGAGATCGCCACTTACCGCAAGCTGCTGGAGGGCGAGGAGAGCCG cTTGTGTGAAGGCGTGGGCTCTGTCAATATCT GTGTGAGCCGTTCCCAGGGCGGCATGGTCTGTGGGGACCTCAGTGCCACTGTCCCTCGTGGTCCCACCAGCAGTGCCCTCCTCTGTTCCCCTTCTGTAGTGGGGACCTGTTCCAGTGTCAGATCGGTGCGGTTTGCATAA
- the LOC116593807 gene encoding keratin, type II cuticular Hb5 isoform X1, whose translation MSCRSYRISSGCGVTRTFSSCSAVAPKTGNRCCISAAPYRGVSCYRGLTGFGSRSLSNLGSCGPRMAMGGFRAGSCGRSFGYRSGGVCGPSPPCITTVSVNESLLTPLNLEIDPNAQCVKHEEKEQIKCLNNRFAAFIDKVRFLEQQNKLLETKWQFYQNQRCCESNMEPLFNGYIETLRREAECVEADSGRLASELNHVQEVLEGYKKKYEEEVALRATAENEFVVLKKDVDCAYLRKSDLEANVEALVEESSFLKRLYDEELQVLHAHISDTSVIVKMDNSRDLNMDCVVAEIKAQYDDIASRSRAEAESWYRSKCEEMKATVIRHGETLRRTKEEINELNRMIQRLTAEIENAKCQRAKLEAAVAEAEQQGEAALTDARCKLAELEAALQKAKQDMACLLKEYQEVMNSKLGLDIEIATYRRLLEGEEHRLCEGVGSVNVCVSSSRGGVACGGLTCSTTPGRQIASGPVATGGSITVMAPDSCAPCQPRSSSFSCGSSRSVRFA comes from the exons ATGTCCTGCCGCTCCTACAGGATCAGCTCAGGCTGTGGGGTCACCAGGACCTTCAGCTCCTGCTCAGCTGTGGCCCCCAAAACTGGCAACCGCTGCTGCATCAGTGCCGCTCCCTACCGAGGGGTGTCCTGCTACCGGGGGCTGACGGGCTTCGGCAGCCGCAGCCTCTCCAACCTGGGCTCCTGCGGACCTCGCATGGCCATGGGCGGCTTCCGTGCCGGCTCCTGCGGCCGGAGCTTTGGCTACCGCTCCGGCGGCGTTTGCGGGCCCAGCCCGCCCTGCATCACTACCGTGTCCGTCAACGAGAGCCTCCTCACACCCCTCAACCTGGAGATCGACCCCAATGCGCAGTGCGTGAAGCATGAGGAGAAGGAGCAGATCAAGTGTTTGAACAACAGGTTCGCTGCCTTCATCGACAAG GTGCGCTTCCTGGAGCAGCAGAACAAGCTGCTGGAGACCAAGTGGCAGTTCTACCAGAACCAGCGTTGCTGCGAGAGCAACATGGAGCCCCTGTTCAATGGCTACATCGAGACTCTGAGGCGGGAGGCTGAGTGCGTGGAGGCCGACAGCGGGAGGCTGGCATCGGAGCTCAACCACGTGCAGGAGGTGCTGGAGGGCTACAAGAAGAA gTATGAAGAGGAAGTGGCTCTGAGAGCCACGGCAGAGAACGAGTTCGTGGTTCTAAAGAAG GACGTGGACTGCGCCTACCTACGGAAATCCGACCTGGAGGCCAATGTGGAGGCACTGGTGGAGGAGTCTAGCTTCCTGAAGCGTCTCTATGACGAG GAGCTCCAGGTGCTCCACGCCCACATCTCGGACACCTCGGTCATCGTCAAGATGGACAACAGCCGGGACCTGAACATGGACTGCGTTGTAGCTGAGATCAAGGCTCAATACGATGACATTGCCAGCCGCAGCCGGGCTGAGGCTGAGTCCTGGTACCGCAGCAAG TGTGAGGAGATGAAGGCCACAGTGATCCGGCACGGGGAGACCCTGCGCCGCACCAAGGAGGAGATCAACGAGCTCAACCGCATGATCCAGAGGCTGACTGCTGAGATCGAGAATGCCAAGTGCCAG CGGGCCAAGCTGGAGGCCGCCGTTGCTGAAGCAGAGCAGCAGGGTGAGGCAGCCCTGACTGATGCCCGCTGCAAGCTAGCGGAGCTGGAGGCCGCCCTGCAGAAAGCCAAGCAGGACATGGCCTGCCTGCTCAAGGAGTACCAGGAGGTGATGAACTCCAAGCTGGGCCTGGACATCGAGATCGCCACCTACAGGCGGCTGCTGGAGGGCGAGGAGCACAG GCTGTGTGAAGGCGTAGGCTCCGTCAATGTCT GTGTCAGCAGCTCCCGCGGGGGAGTGGCCTGTGGGGGCCTCACATGCAGCACGACTCCTGGGCGCCAGATTGCCTCTGGCCCTGTGGCCACCGGTGGCAGCATCACGGTGATGGCGCCTGACTCCTGTGCCCCCTGCCAGCCTCGCTCGTCCAGCTTCAGCTGCGGGAGCAGCAGGTCCGTCCGCTTTGCCTAG